The following proteins are co-located in the Haliovirga abyssi genome:
- a CDS encoding GAF domain-containing protein, translating to MKKRFKRTLSLDLLLKGWKDTGKDFIKEHPEYSKMANQEIEMIPDELKGEIIGREILEKYKDIIEMIMKTVFQLYKDENGIFAASYPLDFKFFYMNRLCDEIFKKTETEEEEENFKFREIHTYILILNKFYNFDFKIDDFHINKKKDIKTGKMKYFQMKLDLKYMEIRKRGELKELNKQERNRIMENLRNLEVLQEIIPPENFELYGFTIMTGRDITNQMLLGEIKKELLNTSKMFSIEYIKEIEKLLGQFLDVSDLKIGVGAIRDEKILILNPERYSKTSCIYESSSHYKKETMMKNKIAQSVFSGEELLINDINESKEKGEIIDQLKEMGLRNIYITPLFYNKKILGFLELGSSQVGKLNWINVKRLEELIYIFEIAVKDALEKFENNVTTLIKTKYTSIHPSIEWKFKESAINYLESNNEEEKEIKNIFFENVYPLFGECDIRGSSYNRNKSIKDDLTYQLNLCKEILNEIYLEKKIPIADEKTYEIDNFEKSMEEKLSSGDELKIEKFIKKEVEPFFNNNLEISEKIKNKIKNYNKLLEKGDLSKNRRNFDVSISKLNKLLSGYLEKSQNDAQRMFPHYFDKQITDGIDHSIYIGKSLAEKGEFSKIYLKNLRLWQLIVIINSAKMVDNIKNKLPIPMDITNLIIVQDMPITIYFDIDEKRFKVEGSYNIRYEIIKKRLDKAVIKGTNERLTQIGKIAIVYSQDSEKKEYLEYIDYLSAKKYLNKGDVEVLELDDLQGISGLKAIRVTINIDKKEINENLEKEIKNYFE from the coding sequence ATGAAAAAAAGATTTAAAAGAACCTTAAGTTTAGATTTGTTATTAAAAGGTTGGAAAGATACAGGAAAAGATTTTATAAAAGAACATCCTGAATATAGTAAAATGGCAAATCAAGAAATAGAGATGATTCCAGATGAGCTAAAAGGGGAAATAATAGGTAGAGAAATATTAGAAAAATATAAAGATATAATAGAAATGATAATGAAAACAGTTTTTCAATTATATAAAGATGAAAATGGAATTTTTGCAGCATCATATCCTCTTGATTTTAAATTCTTTTATATGAACAGATTATGTGATGAAATATTTAAAAAAACAGAAACTGAAGAAGAAGAAGAAAATTTTAAATTTAGAGAAATACATACATATATATTAATATTAAATAAATTTTATAATTTTGATTTTAAAATAGATGATTTTCATATAAATAAGAAAAAAGATATTAAAACTGGTAAAATGAAATATTTTCAAATGAAATTAGATTTAAAATATATGGAAATAAGAAAACGTGGAGAATTAAAAGAGTTAAATAAACAAGAAAGAAATAGAATTATGGAGAATTTAAGAAATTTAGAGGTATTACAAGAAATAATACCACCTGAAAATTTTGAACTATATGGATTTACAATAATGACTGGAAGAGATATTACAAACCAAATGTTATTGGGCGAAATAAAAAAAGAGTTATTAAATACTAGCAAAATGTTTTCAATAGAATATATAAAAGAGATAGAAAAATTATTGGGTCAATTTTTAGATGTTTCAGATTTGAAGATTGGAGTAGGAGCTATAAGGGATGAGAAAATTTTAATTTTAAATCCAGAAAGATATAGTAAAACAAGTTGTATATATGAAAGTTCTTCTCATTATAAAAAAGAAACAATGATGAAAAATAAAATTGCGCAATCTGTTTTTAGTGGAGAAGAACTATTAATCAATGATATTAACGAATCTAAAGAAAAAGGGGAAATAATAGATCAATTAAAAGAAATGGGATTAAGAAATATTTATATTACTCCTTTATTTTATAATAAGAAAATTTTAGGATTTTTAGAATTAGGGTCTAGTCAAGTTGGGAAATTAAATTGGATTAATGTAAAAAGGTTAGAAGAACTTATTTATATATTTGAAATAGCTGTGAAAGATGCGTTGGAAAAATTTGAAAATAATGTTACAACGCTTATTAAAACAAAATACACTTCTATTCATCCATCTATAGAGTGGAAATTTAAAGAGAGTGCTATAAACTATTTAGAAAGTAATAATGAAGAAGAAAAAGAGATAAAAAATATATTTTTTGAAAATGTATATCCGCTATTTGGGGAATGTGATATTAGAGGTTCTTCTTATAATAGGAATAAATCTATAAAAGATGATTTAACATATCAACTGAATTTGTGTAAAGAGATATTAAATGAAATATATTTAGAAAAAAAGATACCAATTGCTGATGAAAAAACGTATGAAATAGATAATTTTGAAAAATCAATGGAAGAAAAACTATCTTCTGGAGATGAATTAAAAATAGAAAAATTTATAAAAAAAGAGGTAGAACCTTTTTTTAATAATAATTTAGAAATAAGCGAAAAAATAAAAAATAAGATAAAAAATTATAATAAACTATTGGAAAAAGGAGATTTATCGAAAAATAGGAGAAATTTTGATGTAAGTATATCAAAATTAAATAAACTTTTATCTGGATATTTGGAAAAATCACAAAATGACGCACAAAGAATGTTTCCGCATTATTTTGATAAACAGATAACAGATGGAATAGACCATTCAATATATATAGGGAAAAGTTTGGCAGAAAAAGGAGAATTTAGCAAAATTTATCTTAAAAATTTAAGATTATGGCAGTTAATAGTTATAATAAATAGTGCTAAAATGGTGGATAATATAAAAAACAAATTACCAATTCCAATGGATATTACTAATTTGATAATTGTTCAAGATATGCCAATTACAATATATTTTGATATTGACGAAAAAAGATTTAAAGTGGAAGGTTCTTATAATATAAGATATGAAATTATAAAAAAAAGATTGGATAAAGCTGTAATAAAAGGGACTAATGAAAGATTAACTCAAATTGGAAAAATAGCGATAGTTTATTCACAAGATTCAGAAAAGA
- a CDS encoding Rpn family recombination-promoting nuclease/putative transposase, with translation MCRINPRVDFVFKKLFGSEENKDLLQDFINSVVSEEDRVTSLELQNPYNEKNFKHDKLSVLDIKAKDQRGNWYNIEMCYPKDISTLHRKYQQGQVIDQEYYDKRALYYWSRVYSGQLHSGINYDNLKKTISINILNFRCLDEENYHNIYKIINLESKKEFIDHLEIHFIELEKYNEKYSTMLDRWVNFLKKAEKYAKNKLPKELEEVLTIKKAVELLDEMSLNDEERESYEARLKWLRDEDAAIKKAEKKGIEKGKIEIAKSLLDILDVKTISEKTGLSEEVILKLKNEN, from the coding sequence ATGTGTAGAATAAATCCAAGAGTAGATTTTGTATTTAAAAAACTATTTGGAAGCGAAGAAAATAAAGATCTATTACAAGATTTTATAAATTCAGTAGTATCAGAAGAGGATAGAGTAACAAGTTTAGAATTACAAAATCCTTATAATGAAAAGAATTTTAAACATGATAAATTATCAGTATTAGATATAAAAGCAAAAGACCAAAGAGGAAATTGGTATAATATAGAAATGTGCTACCCGAAGGATATTTCCACGTTACACCGGAAATACCAACAAGGGCAGGTAATAGACCAAGAATATTATGATAAACGAGCTTTGTATTATTGGTCAAGAGTATATTCAGGGCAGTTACATTCAGGAATAAACTATGATAATTTAAAAAAGACAATAAGTATAAATATATTAAATTTTAGATGTTTAGATGAAGAAAATTATCATAATATATATAAAATAATAAATTTAGAGAGTAAAAAAGAGTTTATAGACCATTTGGAGATACATTTTATAGAGTTAGAAAAATATAATGAAAAATATAGTACAATGTTGGATAGATGGGTAAACTTTTTGAAAAAAGCAGAGAAATATGCAAAAAATAAGTTGCCAAAGGAATTAGAAGAAGTATTGACAATAAAGAAGGCAGTAGAGTTATTAGACGAGATGTCACTAAATGATGAAGAAAGAGAAAGCTATGAAGCAAGATTAAAATGGTTAAGAGATGAAGATGCTGCAATAAAAAAAGCAGAAAAAAAGGGAATAGAAAAAGGAAAAATAGAGATTGCTAAAAGTTTATTGGATATATTAGATGTGAAAACAATATCTGAAAAAACAGGTTTAAGCGAAGAAGTAATATTAAAATTAAAAAATGAAAATTAG
- a CDS encoding Rpn family recombination-promoting nuclease/putative transposase: MCRINPRVDFVFKKLFGSEENKDLLQDFINSVVSEEDRVTSLELQNPYNEKNFKHDKLSVLDIKAKDQRGNWYNIEMQVIDQEYYDKRALYYWSRVYSGQLHSGINYDNLKKTISINILNFRCLDEENYHNIYKIINLESKKEFIDHLEIHFIELEKYNEKYSTMLDRWVNFLKKAEKYAKNKLPKELEEVLTIKKAVELLDEMSLNDEERESYEARLKWLRDEDAAIKKAEKKGREEGREEGREEGIKEGVKKGIEKGKIEIAKSLLDILDVKTISEKTGLSEEIILKLKNED; this comes from the coding sequence ATGTGTAGAATAAATCCAAGAGTAGATTTTGTATTTAAAAAACTATTTGGAAGTGAAGAAAACAAAGATCTATTACAAGATTTTATAAATTCAGTAGTATCAGAAGAGGATAGAGTAACAAGTTTAGAATTACAAAATCCTTATAATGAAAAGAATTTTAAACATGATAAATTATCAGTATTAGATATAAAAGCAAAAGACCAAAGAGGAAATTGGTATAATATAGAGATGCAGGTAATAGACCAAGAATATTATGATAAACGAGCTTTGTATTATTGGTCAAGAGTATATTCAGGGCAGTTACATTCAGGAATAAACTATGATAATTTAAAAAAGACAATAAGCATAAATATATTAAATTTTAGATGTTTAGATGAAGAAAATTATCATAATATATATAAAATAATAAATTTAGAGAGTAAAAAAGAGTTTATAGACCATTTGGAGATACATTTTATAGAGTTAGAAAAATATAATGAAAAATATAGTACAATGTTGGATAGATGGGTAAACTTTTTGAAAAAAGCAGAGAAATATGCAAAAAATAAGTTGCCAAAGGAATTAGAAGAAGTATTGACAATAAAGAAGGCAGTAGAGTTATTAGATGAGATGTCATTAAATGATGAAGAAAGAGAAAGCTATGAAGCAAGATTAAAATGGTTAAGAGATGAAGATGCTGCAATAAAAAAAGCAGAAAAAAAGGGAAGAGAAGAAGGGAGAGAAGAAGGAAGAGAAGAAGGAATAAAAGAAGGAGTAAAAAAAGGAATAGAAAAAGGGAAAATAGAGATTGCAAAAAGTTTACTGGATATATTAGATGTAAAAACAATATCTGAAAAAACAGGTTTAAGTGAAGAAATAATTTTAAAATTAAAAAATGAAGATTAG